DNA sequence from the Candidatus Methylomirabilota bacterium genome:
CTCGGCGATGGCGCCGAAGACCTGGGCGGCGATGCCGGGCCGGTCGGGCACGCGGAGGATCGAGATCTTGGCCTGGCTCCTGTCGTGGGTGATGCCGGTCACCAGCGCCTCTTCCATGTCGTGCTCCTCTTTCGTCACCAGCGTGCCGGGATCGGGCTTGAAGGTGGAGCGGACGTGGACCGGCACGCCGTACTTCTTGGCGAACTCGACGGAGCGGCTCTGGAGGACCTTGGCCCCCAGGCTCGCCATCTCGAGCATCTCGTCGTAGGTGATGCGGGGAAGCTTGCGGGCGTCGGGCACGATATTGGGGTCGGCGGTGAACACGCCCTCGACGTCCGTGTAGATCTCGCAGACGTCCGCCTTGAGGGCGGCGGCCAGCGCGACGGCGGTGAGGTCCGAGCCGCCGCGCCCGAGCGTCGTGATCTCATCCTTCTCGCTGAGGCCCTGGAAGCCCGCGACCACGGCGATCTCGCCCGCATCGAGCGCCTGCCGCACCCGCTCGGCGTTGATCCGCGTGATCCGCGCCTTCGTGTGGGCGGTGTCCGTGCGCATGCCGACCTGGGGACCGGTGAAGGAACGCGCCTTGAGGCCGAGGGCGTGCAACGCCACGGCCAGCAGCGCGATCGTCACCTGCTCGCCGGTGGCCAGCAGCATGTCCATCTCGCGAGGATCGGGCGACGGGTTGACCTGATGGACGAGGGTCAGCAGGCCGTCGGTGGTCTTACCCATGGCGGAGACGACGACCACGAGCTGATGGCCGGAGGCGTGCTGGGCGACCCGGCGCGCCACGTTCTTGATCTTCTCGGCGTCCGCGACGGACGAGCCCCCGTACTTCTGAACGATCAGCGCCATGGTCCACGCATCGTAGCACGTGCCGGCAGGACGGTGATCTCGCGCATCGGATAATCCTTCACGTTCCCTGTGGCCAGCGCGGCGCTCTCCACGAGGGCGGTGGCCGCGATCAGGCAGTCGGCCAGTTCCAAACGGCGAGCCCGGCTCGTGCGCTTGAAGCGGCCGGCCACCTCGGCGATCGCCCGCGTGACGGGGACGACGACCAGGCCATCGAGGAGGGCCATCGTCGAGTCCTCTTCATCCGGTCGCATTCCGGCGCAGACCTCGGCG
Encoded proteins:
- a CDS encoding aspartate kinase, with translation MALIVQKYGGSSVADAEKIKNVARRVAQHASGHQLVVVVSAMGKTTDGLLTLVHQVNPSPDPREMDMLLATGEQVTIALLAVALHALGLKARSFTGPQVGMRTDTAHTKARITRINAERVRQALDAGEIAVVAGFQGLSEKDEITTLGRGGSDLTAVALAAALKADVCEIYTDVEGVFTADPNIVPDARKLPRITYDEMLEMASLGAKVLQSRSVEFAKKYGVPVHVRSTFKPDPGTLVTKEEHDMEEALVTGITHDRSQAKISILRVPDRPGIAAQVFGAIAEKTIVVDMIVQNISRDGYTDMSFTLPRGDHTRAVAVLEDVGRTVRAQGIVHDERVAKVSIVGVGMRSHSGVAARMFATLAREGINIQMISTSEIAVSCVIEDKYAELAVRALHEAFELGREREAAV
- a CDS encoding PIN domain-containing protein; translation: AEVCAGMRPDEEDSTMALLDGLVVVPVTRAIAEVAGRFKRTSRARRLELADCLIAATALVESAALATGNVKDYPMREITVLPARATMRGPWR